In one Drosophila albomicans strain 15112-1751.03 chromosome X, ASM965048v2, whole genome shotgun sequence genomic region, the following are encoded:
- the LOC117577441 gene encoding cytochrome P450 4d10 isoform X1 has protein sequence MLSLASLLFTGICLLLALLSCFCWSPLLRWLRARRRLEELAACYPGPKLWPLLGNAPIFFGLEPADVCQLIADLAAEHGDTFYLRLGTTFSLLMFDPRDVEVVLGNTQLLDKAIEYNFLMRWLNEGLLVSRGRKWHKRRKIITPAFHFRILEQFVEIFERQSRQLIKSLHEARGSDEQQQLIELGHASHLCTLDIICETAMGVSINAQTNVDSEYVRAVKTISMVLHKRMFNIFYRFELTYRLTPLAQAEKRALNVLHNFTEKIIVQRREELMRGTATAATKQSEEDVAVGAKRKMAFLDILLQSHIDDKPLTNLDIREEVDTFMFEGHDTTSSALMFFFYNIATHPECQRKCVEEIVSVLGRNKETPVTYELLNKLHYIDLCIKETLRMYPSVPLLGRKVLEECEINGKIIPAGTNIGISPLYLGRREELFSEPNSFKPERFDVVTSAEKLNPYAYIPFSAGPRNCIGQKFAVLEIKAIVANVLRHFEIDFVGDTSEPPVLIAELILRTKDPLMFKLKERSL, from the exons ATGTTGTCGTTGGCATCGTTGCTTTTCACCGGCATTTGTCTGCTGCTCGCTCTGCTCAGCTGCTTTTGCTGGTCGCCGCTGTTGCGTTGGCTGCGCGCTCGTCGTCGCCTGGAGGAACTTGCTGCTTGTTATCCCGGTCCCAAGCTCTGGCCACTGCTGGGCAATGCGCCCATCTTCTTTGGCCTCGAGCCAGCCGATGTTTGTCAGCTCATCGCCGATCTGGCGGCCGAACATGGCGACACCTTCTATCTGCGTCTCGGCACCACTTTCAGCCTCCTCATGTTCGATCCCCGCGACGTCGAAGTCGTCCTCGGCAACACACAACTGCTGGACAAGGCCATCGagtacaattttttaatgcgCTGGCTCAACGAAGGACTCCTCGTGAGTCGTGGTCGCAAGTGGCACAAGCGGAGAAAGATTATCACGCCTGCGTTTCACTTTCGCATCCTCGAACAGTTTGTCGAGATCTTTGAGCGGCAGTCGCGTCAGTTGATCAAGTCGTTGCATGAGGCACGCGGCAGCgatgaacagcagcagctgatcgAGTTGGGGCATGCCTCGCATCTCTGCACCCTGGACATCATCTGTG AAACTGCGATGGGCGTCTCGATCAATGCACAGACGAACGTGGACTCGGAGTACGTGAGGGCAGTGAAGACGATCTCGATGGTGCTGCACAAGCGCATGTTCAACATCTTCTATCGCTTCGAGCTGACCTACAGACTGACGCCTCTTGCTCAGGCCGAGAAGCGAGCGCTCAACGTGCTGCACAATTTCACCGAGAAGATCATTGTGCAGCGTCGCGAGGAGCTGATGCGTGGCACAGCCACAGCTGCCACAAAACAGAGCGAGGAGGATGTGGCGGTCGGGGCGAAGCGTAAGATGGCATTCTTGGACATACTGCTGCAGTCGCATATCGATGACAAGCCGCTGACCAATCTCGATATACGCGAGGAGGTCGATACGTTCATGTTTGAGGGTCACGACACCACATCCTCGGCCCTGATGTTCTTCTTCTACAACATTGCCACGCATCCGGAATGCCAGCGGAAATGTGTCGAGGAAATTGTCTCGGTGCTGGGCAGGAACAAAGAGACGCCGGTCACATATGAGCTGCTCAATAAGCTGCACTACATCGATCTGTGCATCAAGGAGACGCTCCGCATGTATCCCTCAGTGCCGCTGCTCGGTCGCAAGGTGCTCGAGGAGTGTGAGATCA ATGGCAAAATAATTCCCGCCGGCACAAACATTGGCATCTCGCCGCTCTATTTGGGTCGTCGCGAGGAGCTCTTCAGTGAGCCGAACAGCTTCAAGCCGGAACGTTTCGATGTCGTCACCAGTGCCGAGAAACTCAATCCCTATGCCTACATTCCATTCTCGGCCGGACCCCGCAATTGCATTGGGCAAAAGTTCGCAGTGCTTGAGATCAAGGCCATTGTTGCCAATGTGCTGCGACACTTTGAGATCGACTTTGTCGGCGACACGTCGGAGCCCCCGGTTCTCATTGCCGAGCTCATTTTGCGTACCAAGGATCCGCTCATGTTCAAGCTGAAGGAGCGGTCACTTTAA
- the LOC117577441 gene encoding cytochrome P450 4d1 isoform X2 has product MWLLLLGLLVGSGLFAALLIYQLKYKHLIEVTRNLASPPALPILGHAHHIVGKAPHELIELIMNFMETYAKDGTLKVWLGPELNMLMANPKDVEVVLGTLRFNDKAGEYNALEPWLKQGLLVSRGRKWHKRRKIITPAFHFKILDEFVDIFERESRVLLKNLERERRQQGEIGFNLYDWINLCTMDTIGETAMGVSINAQTNVDSEYVRAVKTISMVLHKRMFNIFYRFELTYRLTPLAQAEKRALNVLHNFTEKIIVQRREELMRGTATAATKQSEEDVAVGAKRKMAFLDILLQSHIDDKPLTNLDIREEVDTFMFEGHDTTSSALMFFFYNIATHPECQRKCVEEIVSVLGRNKETPVTYELLNKLHYIDLCIKETLRMYPSVPLLGRKVLEECEINGKIIPAGTNIGISPLYLGRREELFSEPNSFKPERFDVVTSAEKLNPYAYIPFSAGPRNCIGQKFAVLEIKAIVANVLRHFEIDFVGDTSEPPVLIAELILRTKDPLMFKLKERSL; this is encoded by the exons ATGTGGTTACTTCTGTTGGGACTTCTTGTGGGCAGCGGCCTCTTTGCTGCGCTGCTCATCTATCAGCTAAAGTACAAGCATCTGATTGAGGTCACACGGAATTTAGCGAGTCCGCCAGCTCTGCCCATTTTGGGGCATGCCCATCACATTGTGGGCAAGGCACCGCATGAGCTGATCGAGCTAATTATGAACTTTATGGAGACATATGCCAAGGATGGCACACTCAAAGTTTGGCTGGGCCCCGAGCTCAATATGCTGATGGCCAATCCCAAGGATGTCGAGGTTGTGCTCGGCACATTGCGCTTCAATGACAAGGCCGGCGAATACAATGCTTTGGAGCCGTGGCTGAAGCAGGGATTGCTCGTGAGTCGGGGTCGCAAGTGGCACAAAAGGAGGAAGATCATCACGCCCGCGTTCCACTTTAAGATACTCGATGAGTTTGTCGACATCTTTGAGCGTGAGTCGCGGGTGCTGCTCAAGAATCTGGAGCGGGAGCGACGACAGCAGGGCGAGATCGGTTTCAATCTCTACGATTGGATCAATCTCTGCACCATGGACACCATTGGCG AAACTGCGATGGGCGTCTCGATCAATGCACAGACGAACGTGGACTCGGAGTACGTGAGGGCAGTGAAGACGATCTCGATGGTGCTGCACAAGCGCATGTTCAACATCTTCTATCGCTTCGAGCTGACCTACAGACTGACGCCTCTTGCTCAGGCCGAGAAGCGAGCGCTCAACGTGCTGCACAATTTCACCGAGAAGATCATTGTGCAGCGTCGCGAGGAGCTGATGCGTGGCACAGCCACAGCTGCCACAAAACAGAGCGAGGAGGATGTGGCGGTCGGGGCGAAGCGTAAGATGGCATTCTTGGACATACTGCTGCAGTCGCATATCGATGACAAGCCGCTGACCAATCTCGATATACGCGAGGAGGTCGATACGTTCATGTTTGAGGGTCACGACACCACATCCTCGGCCCTGATGTTCTTCTTCTACAACATTGCCACGCATCCGGAATGCCAGCGGAAATGTGTCGAGGAAATTGTCTCGGTGCTGGGCAGGAACAAAGAGACGCCGGTCACATATGAGCTGCTCAATAAGCTGCACTACATCGATCTGTGCATCAAGGAGACGCTCCGCATGTATCCCTCAGTGCCGCTGCTCGGTCGCAAGGTGCTCGAGGAGTGTGAGATCA ATGGCAAAATAATTCCCGCCGGCACAAACATTGGCATCTCGCCGCTCTATTTGGGTCGTCGCGAGGAGCTCTTCAGTGAGCCGAACAGCTTCAAGCCGGAACGTTTCGATGTCGTCACCAGTGCCGAGAAACTCAATCCCTATGCCTACATTCCATTCTCGGCCGGACCCCGCAATTGCATTGGGCAAAAGTTCGCAGTGCTTGAGATCAAGGCCATTGTTGCCAATGTGCTGCGACACTTTGAGATCGACTTTGTCGGCGACACGTCGGAGCCCCCGGTTCTCATTGCCGAGCTCATTTTGCGTACCAAGGATCCGCTCATGTTCAAGCTGAAGGAGCGGTCACTTTAA